A section of the Mycobacterium sp. 3519A genome encodes:
- a CDS encoding RrF2 family transcriptional regulator — protein MRMSAKAEYAVRAMIQLATVEAGVLVKTDDLAKAQGIPPQFLVDILSELRTDRLVRSHRGRDGGYELARAAADISIADVLRCIDGPLASVRDIGLGDLPYSGPTAALTDVWRALRASMRSVLEETSLADVASGTLPDHVAKMAGDYLGQEQQRGHSVG, from the coding sequence ATGCGGATGTCGGCCAAGGCGGAGTATGCCGTCCGGGCCATGATCCAGCTCGCCACCGTCGAGGCCGGCGTGCTGGTCAAGACCGACGACCTGGCCAAGGCGCAGGGCATCCCGCCGCAGTTCCTCGTCGACATCCTGTCCGAACTGCGCACCGACCGGCTGGTCCGCAGCCACCGCGGCCGCGACGGCGGCTATGAGCTGGCCAGGGCGGCCGCCGACATCAGCATCGCCGACGTGCTGCGCTGCATCGACGGGCCGCTGGCCAGCGTGCGGGATATCGGGCTCGGCGATCTGCCGTACTCGGGGCCGACCGCCGCCCTGACCGACGTGTGGCGTGCGCTGCGGGCCAGCATGCGATCGGTGCTCGAAGAGACCAGCCTCGCCGACGTCGCTTCAGGCACGCTGCCCGACCACGTCGCGAAGATGGCGGGCGACTACCTCGGCCAGGAGCAGCAGCGCGGCCACTCGGTGGGCTAG
- a CDS encoding TetR/AcrR family transcriptional regulator, with protein MRARFTTDEIAATALEIVDAEGLSALSMRSLAAALGTGPMTLYNYVADKEGLEELVVAAVVADVRLAAPTDDWQHDAYAIADAMWRGIRAHPAAIPLVLTRRTLSATGYAAADALIAALERGGLPDHDRLAAFHAVLGFVIGAVQTELAGPLTRGRDAADAAARIGTVAGDTFPHIGSLSKVAMQMSPEEDFDRGLCMLLDGIATRRLRKRR; from the coding sequence ATGCGCGCACGGTTCACGACCGACGAAATCGCTGCGACGGCGCTCGAGATCGTCGACGCCGAAGGGCTTTCCGCGCTGAGTATGCGATCGCTGGCTGCCGCGTTGGGCACAGGACCGATGACGCTCTACAACTACGTGGCCGACAAGGAAGGGCTCGAGGAGTTGGTCGTCGCCGCGGTGGTCGCGGATGTCCGACTGGCCGCGCCGACAGACGACTGGCAGCACGATGCGTACGCGATCGCCGACGCGATGTGGCGTGGCATCCGCGCACACCCCGCCGCGATTCCACTTGTGCTGACCCGTCGTACGTTGTCGGCGACGGGTTATGCCGCCGCCGACGCGCTGATCGCCGCGCTCGAGCGGGGCGGCCTGCCCGACCACGACCGACTGGCCGCGTTCCACGCCGTGCTCGGCTTCGTCATCGGCGCCGTGCAGACCGAATTGGCAGGCCCGCTGACCCGCGGCCGTGACGCGGCCGATGCCGCCGCGCGGATCGGCACGGTGGCAGGTGACACATTTCCGCACATCGGGTCACTGTCGAAGGTTGCGATGCAAATGTCGCCCGAGGAGGACTTCGACCGTGGGCTGTGCATGCTGCTCGACGGCATCGCCACCCGCAGGCTGCGCAAGCGTCGCTAG
- a CDS encoding alpha/beta fold hydrolase, which yields MLEVPMPATIPTQRVDFSCRGVRCAAWLTLPVGSGPHPAVVLVHGLGATHDMMLAQYEQHFAAAGIATLAFDYRNTGDSDGQPRQHISTHNQRHDVAAALEHLKSRPEVDGRRVGLWGTSLGGMNVVRVAAERADVAAAVVQCPIVHGPGAARKLGLLAALRLTPAIAQDVLRAVFRRERRYVPIVGPPGGFAMVTVDGAESGWRSTVPPGGRFDNRIAAAGAVAMVLTSATRHASRIEAPLLVCVCDRENLMDTGYAALVARRAPRGVAKHYDSDHFAIYHPPLVAQVMDDQTAFLREHLDVRA from the coding sequence ATGCTGGAGGTGCCCATGCCCGCGACCATTCCGACCCAACGGGTCGACTTCTCATGCCGAGGCGTGCGCTGCGCGGCATGGCTGACGCTGCCCGTCGGATCTGGTCCGCATCCGGCCGTCGTGCTGGTGCACGGACTCGGCGCGACGCACGACATGATGTTGGCGCAGTACGAACAGCACTTCGCCGCCGCGGGAATCGCGACGCTGGCGTTCGACTACCGCAACACCGGTGACTCGGACGGCCAACCGCGCCAACACATCTCGACGCATAACCAGCGTCACGACGTGGCGGCGGCGCTGGAACACCTCAAGTCGAGGCCGGAGGTCGACGGCCGGCGAGTCGGCCTGTGGGGCACCAGCCTCGGCGGCATGAACGTGGTCCGAGTCGCCGCCGAGCGCGCTGACGTGGCGGCCGCGGTGGTGCAATGCCCGATCGTGCACGGGCCCGGGGCGGCCAGGAAGTTGGGTCTGCTCGCTGCGTTGCGGCTGACGCCCGCCATCGCGCAGGACGTGCTGCGTGCAGTGTTTCGCAGGGAACGACGGTACGTGCCGATCGTCGGACCGCCAGGGGGTTTCGCCATGGTGACGGTCGACGGCGCCGAATCGGGTTGGCGATCGACCGTCCCGCCCGGCGGGCGGTTCGACAACCGGATCGCGGCCGCCGGCGCCGTCGCGATGGTACTGACGTCGGCCACCCGGCACGCAAGCCGGATCGAGGCGCCATTGCTCGTGTGCGTGTGTGACCGGGAGAACCTGATGGATACCGGGTACGCGGCGTTGGTGGCGCGGCGCGCGCCTCGTGGCGTCGCCAAGCATTACGACTCCGACCACTTCGCGATCTACCACCCACCGCTGGTTGCTCAGGTGATGGACGACCAAACAGCTTTTCTGCGGGAGCATCTCGATGTCCGCGCGTGA
- a CDS encoding maleylpyruvate isomerase family mycothiol-dependent enzyme — MSARDRLRANDARLHALAADFSPAEWAQLSLCEHWSNHDVLAHLVVGSSASAAAVTAEMLRHRGSFDRANAAMACALAAARTPAELLDDFHRLTQRPRGLGRYFPPRLLLGDHITHELDMLFALGREPAIPADALVAVLETQVRVPNPFVPAYANSRGLRLVATDVGWTHGDRGPLVCGPAAELVSVLGNRPAMLSRLDGDGVDVLASRVSRHPSRRAG; from the coding sequence ATGTCCGCGCGTGATCGACTGCGCGCCAACGACGCGCGCCTCCACGCGCTGGCCGCCGACTTCAGTCCCGCGGAGTGGGCGCAGCTCAGCCTGTGCGAGCACTGGTCCAACCACGACGTGCTCGCCCATCTCGTCGTCGGCAGCAGCGCGTCGGCTGCGGCGGTGACCGCCGAAATGCTGCGCCACAGAGGGTCATTCGACCGGGCCAACGCGGCCATGGCGTGTGCGCTAGCTGCCGCGCGCACCCCTGCCGAACTCCTCGATGACTTCCATCGACTGACCCAACGCCCGCGCGGGCTCGGCCGCTACTTCCCGCCGCGACTGCTGCTCGGCGACCACATCACGCACGAACTGGACATGCTGTTCGCGCTCGGCCGCGAGCCTGCCATCCCCGCCGATGCGCTCGTCGCCGTGTTGGAAACCCAAGTGCGCGTGCCGAATCCGTTTGTCCCCGCGTACGCCAACAGCCGCGGGTTACGCCTGGTTGCCACCGACGTCGGCTGGACCCACGGCGATCGAGGTCCGCTCGTCTGCGGCCCCGCCGCCGAACTGGTGAGCGTGCTCGGCAACCGGCCCGCGATGCTGAGCCGCCTCGACGGGGATGGAGTGGATGTGCTGGCGTCGCGGGTCAGCCGGCACCCGAGCCGTAGGGCCGGGTGA
- a CDS encoding VOC family protein has protein sequence MAITFNHTIVAAKDREESARFFTELFGLPRAREFGPFLAVELNHGVSLDYAQVGPEEDIRPQHYAFLVSEDEFDAIYGRIRDRGIQHWADPHGSRPGEINHNDGGRGVYFQDPGGHYLEILTRPYGSGAG, from the coding sequence ATGGCAATAACGTTCAACCACACCATCGTCGCGGCGAAAGACCGCGAGGAGTCAGCCCGGTTTTTCACCGAGTTGTTCGGTCTGCCACGCGCCAGGGAATTCGGCCCGTTTTTGGCCGTCGAACTGAATCACGGCGTCAGCCTCGACTACGCGCAGGTGGGACCGGAGGAGGACATCCGCCCGCAGCACTATGCCTTCCTGGTTTCCGAGGACGAGTTCGACGCGATCTACGGCCGCATCCGCGACCGCGGCATACAGCACTGGGCGGATCCGCACGGCAGCAGACCCGGCGAGATCAACCACAACGACGGCGGCCGCGGCGTGTACTTCCAGGACCCGGGCGGACACTATCTGGAAATCCTCACCCGGCCCTACGGCTCGGGTGCCGGCTGA
- a CDS encoding GNAT family N-acetyltransferase, producing MSEVETLTGPRVTLRAPTIDDAQPLFDRVVSDPEVSRYMSWRTHADVSETRRVITEIFNVGGETTWIIELHDGDGPVGVCGWRRPQPHIIDFGYFLGRRWWRQGLMSEVVQLLLDKAQRDPTVYRVTAHCHVDNAGSAALLQRSGLTLEGRLARYAVLPNISGEPQDCLLFGKALR from the coding sequence ATGTCGGAAGTCGAGACGCTCACCGGGCCACGGGTGACATTGCGCGCACCCACGATCGACGACGCGCAGCCACTCTTCGACCGCGTGGTGTCTGACCCGGAGGTTTCCCGATACATGTCGTGGCGCACACATGCCGATGTATCCGAGACGCGGCGGGTGATCACCGAGATCTTCAACGTCGGCGGCGAGACCACGTGGATCATCGAACTCCACGACGGCGACGGTCCGGTCGGGGTCTGCGGCTGGCGCAGGCCGCAACCGCACATCATCGACTTCGGCTATTTCCTGGGCAGGCGCTGGTGGCGCCAGGGGCTGATGTCCGAAGTCGTGCAACTGCTTCTGGACAAGGCCCAGCGCGACCCGACCGTGTATCGGGTCACCGCGCACTGCCATGTCGACAACGCCGGGTCCGCCGCGCTGCTGCAACGCAGCGGCCTGACGCTCGAAGGCCGGCTGGCCCGCTATGCCGTGCTGCCGAACATCAGCGGCGAGCCGCAGGACTGCCTGCTGTTCGGCAAGGCTCTGCGGTGA
- a CDS encoding nitronate monooxygenase, protein MAFDLSDLSVPILVAPMAGGPTTPQLAAAGTNAGGLGFVAAGYLTPEVFAERLSAARNLTSGPIGANLFAPQPSAGTREDIARYAKALAGEAERYGAQLGEPRFDDDHWAAKIEVLLDVRPEVASFTFGAPSADECHRLREAGIAVVGTVTTVAEARTAVANGVDAVAAQGPAAGGHRGTFDPGVPPATQPLDELLAELKAAVDVPVVVAGGLMTAEDVARVMAAGAAAAQLGTAFLLSDEAGSSPVHRAALQDPRFTETVVTRAFSGRYARGLRNRFVDEHEAEATYGYPEIHWLTSPLRAASVRAGDPEAVNVWAGTGYRQARTGSVAEIIASLT, encoded by the coding sequence ATGGCGTTCGACTTATCTGATCTTTCGGTGCCCATCCTCGTCGCCCCGATGGCCGGTGGGCCGACGACGCCACAACTCGCCGCGGCGGGCACCAACGCAGGCGGCCTCGGTTTCGTCGCGGCGGGCTATCTGACACCGGAGGTGTTCGCCGAGCGGCTGTCCGCGGCCCGCAACCTCACGTCCGGCCCTATCGGCGCGAATCTGTTTGCCCCACAACCGAGTGCGGGCACCCGCGAGGACATCGCCCGGTACGCGAAGGCGCTCGCGGGGGAAGCCGAGCGGTACGGCGCGCAACTCGGCGAGCCCCGGTTCGACGACGACCACTGGGCGGCCAAGATCGAGGTGCTGCTCGACGTGCGACCGGAGGTCGCGTCGTTCACCTTCGGCGCGCCGAGCGCCGACGAGTGCCACCGGTTGCGGGAGGCGGGCATCGCTGTGGTCGGCACCGTGACGACGGTGGCCGAGGCGCGCACGGCCGTCGCCAACGGTGTCGACGCGGTCGCGGCGCAGGGACCGGCGGCAGGCGGGCATCGCGGCACCTTCGACCCGGGCGTGCCGCCGGCCACTCAACCCCTCGACGAGTTGCTCGCCGAGCTCAAAGCCGCCGTCGACGTGCCGGTCGTCGTCGCGGGCGGATTGATGACGGCCGAGGACGTCGCGAGAGTCATGGCGGCCGGCGCGGCCGCGGCCCAACTGGGCACCGCGTTCCTGCTGTCCGACGAAGCGGGTAGCAGCCCGGTGCACCGCGCCGCGCTGCAGGATCCGCGCTTCACCGAAACCGTTGTCACGCGGGCATTCTCGGGCCGCTACGCGCGCGGGCTGCGCAACCGGTTCGTCGACGAGCACGAGGCGGAGGCGACGTACGGTTACCCGGAGATCCATTGGCTGACCAGCCCGCTGCGCGCCGCGTCGGTGCGCGCCGGTGACCCGGAAGCCGTCAACGTGTGGGCGGGCACCGGCTACCGGCAGGCCAGGACGGGATCCGTCGCGGAGATAATCGCGTCGTTGACGTAG
- a CDS encoding methyltransferase domain-containing protein, which yields MAIDEAKLNEFLGKAVADLGAAVSATLVLVGDRLGLYKALAAESLTSAELAEKTGTHERYVREWLGNQGAAGYVEYDPDTGKWSMSAEQAACLADPDGPVDMPGAYNIVEALFYALGRTVDHFKTGEGMEWGEHHPCLFVGTERFFRAGYNANLLGSWLPALDGAVERLQAGATVADVGCGHGASTVLMAKAYPNSTFIGYDYHPDSIQVATTRAAAAGVENATFEVADAVSYQGKDLDLIAFFDCLHDMGDPVGAARHARDALASDGIAMIVEPFANDRVQDNLNPVGRVMYGASSQVCVPVSLARNGPALGAQAGEQRLREVVVDGGGFTRFRRATETPFNIVYEARP from the coding sequence ATGGCCATTGACGAGGCAAAGCTCAACGAATTCCTGGGCAAGGCGGTCGCTGATCTCGGTGCGGCTGTCAGCGCGACACTCGTGCTGGTGGGCGATCGCCTCGGGTTGTACAAGGCGCTGGCCGCCGAATCGCTGACGTCGGCCGAGTTGGCGGAGAAGACGGGCACTCATGAGCGATACGTCCGGGAGTGGCTCGGCAATCAGGGCGCCGCCGGCTACGTCGAATACGACCCCGACACGGGCAAGTGGTCGATGTCTGCAGAGCAGGCGGCATGCCTGGCCGATCCCGACGGGCCGGTCGACATGCCCGGTGCTTACAACATCGTCGAGGCGCTGTTCTACGCGCTCGGTCGCACCGTCGATCACTTCAAGACCGGCGAGGGCATGGAATGGGGTGAACACCACCCGTGCCTGTTCGTCGGCACCGAACGCTTCTTCCGGGCCGGTTACAACGCGAACCTGCTCGGGTCGTGGCTGCCGGCACTCGACGGCGCGGTCGAGCGGCTGCAGGCCGGCGCCACAGTCGCCGATGTCGGCTGCGGCCACGGCGCGAGCACCGTGCTGATGGCCAAGGCCTACCCGAATTCGACGTTCATCGGGTACGACTACCACCCAGACTCCATACAGGTGGCGACCACCCGCGCCGCGGCCGCCGGTGTCGAGAATGCGACGTTCGAGGTGGCCGACGCCGTCAGCTACCAGGGCAAGGATCTCGACCTGATCGCGTTCTTCGACTGCCTGCACGATATGGGTGATCCCGTTGGCGCGGCGCGGCACGCGCGTGACGCACTCGCCAGCGACGGCATCGCAATGATCGTGGAGCCCTTCGCAAATGACCGCGTCCAAGACAACCTCAACCCGGTCGGCCGGGTGATGTACGGGGCGTCGTCGCAGGTCTGCGTGCCGGTGTCGTTGGCGCGCAACGGTCCCGCACTCGGTGCGCAGGCGGGCGAACAACGCCTGCGCGAGGTCGTCGTCGACGGCGGCGGCTTCACGCGGTTCCGGCGGGCCACCGAGACACCGTTCAACATCGTCTACGAGGCGCGTCCGTAG
- a CDS encoding DUF4097 family beta strand repeat-containing protein, with protein MTTFAPPPPAPTSAPPPLSPGGRTAFRFVLIAGAVVLVVGALASLGTVAWGIASFRVITDSKPLPAGMRSVVVDTADTPVAIRITADRDAREPRADLRMVNSTRAGAHPLAVNADGDDTRITISGESTPFLDWGRAGEITLVLPPELARRLSVTTRQDNGIVFAQAGIDQLIAHTDNGRVVLGSSARRIEVYTDNGDVVSRDPISVSDSFTATADNGDVKVDFAEAAPRTIDITSDNGDVVIALPARGPYAVNASTDNGDTVVRVPQATAREKAAAVVTARSENGDVIIDDLR; from the coding sequence ATGACAACCTTCGCTCCCCCACCACCAGCACCGACCAGTGCGCCGCCTCCGCTGTCCCCCGGCGGGCGGACCGCGTTCCGGTTCGTGCTCATCGCCGGCGCGGTGGTGCTGGTGGTGGGGGCCCTTGCCTCGCTCGGCACGGTGGCGTGGGGTATCGCCAGCTTCCGGGTCATCACTGACAGCAAGCCGCTGCCCGCCGGGATGCGGTCAGTGGTGGTCGACACCGCCGACACGCCGGTCGCAATCCGCATCACCGCCGACCGTGACGCCCGTGAGCCGCGGGCCGATCTGCGGATGGTGAATTCGACCAGGGCCGGGGCACATCCGCTGGCGGTCAACGCCGACGGCGACGACACACGGATCACGATCAGTGGCGAATCAACCCCGTTCTTGGATTGGGGCCGGGCGGGCGAGATCACGCTGGTGCTGCCGCCGGAGCTGGCCCGACGATTGTCGGTCACCACCCGGCAGGACAACGGAATAGTGTTCGCACAGGCCGGCATCGATCAACTGATCGCGCATACCGACAACGGTCGGGTCGTGCTCGGCAGCTCCGCCCGGCGCATCGAGGTCTACACCGACAACGGCGATGTGGTCAGCCGTGATCCGATCTCGGTGTCCGACTCATTCACTGCCACAGCCGATAACGGCGATGTCAAGGTGGACTTCGCCGAAGCGGCACCACGCACCATCGACATCACCAGTGACAACGGCGACGTGGTCATCGCGCTGCCTGCGCGCGGCCCCTATGCGGTGAATGCGAGCACCGACAACGGCGACACGGTGGTGCGGGTTCCGCAGGCAACCGCTCGGGAGAAGGCCGCGGCGGTCGTCACCGCGCGCTCGGAGAACGGCGACGTGATCATCGACGACCTGCGCTAG
- a CDS encoding response regulator transcription factor, which produces MRVVIAEDSALLRAGIERILIDAGHEVVAGVPDATNLLRLVNEKRPDLAIVDVRMPPTFTDEGIRAAALLRSQNPESPVLVLSHYVEERYAADLIASDTRGFGYLLKDRVADVPAFLDAVDVVGGGGTVLDPEVVSQILVRSHRRSALDELTPRERDVLQLMAEGKTNSAIASALHISVGSAEKHIASIFTKLDLAPDESENRRVLAVLRYLES; this is translated from the coding sequence ATGCGCGTCGTGATCGCCGAGGATTCGGCGCTGCTGCGCGCAGGCATCGAACGGATCCTCATCGACGCCGGCCACGAGGTGGTCGCGGGTGTGCCCGATGCGACGAACCTGCTCCGTCTGGTCAACGAGAAGCGACCCGACCTCGCGATCGTCGACGTGCGAATGCCTCCCACGTTCACCGACGAAGGCATCCGCGCCGCGGCGCTGCTGCGCAGCCAGAACCCGGAGTCCCCGGTGCTGGTGTTGTCGCACTATGTCGAGGAGCGCTATGCCGCTGACCTGATCGCCTCGGACACAAGGGGATTCGGCTATTTGCTCAAGGACCGCGTCGCCGACGTGCCCGCGTTCCTCGACGCCGTCGACGTGGTGGGTGGTGGCGGCACCGTGCTGGATCCGGAGGTGGTATCGCAGATCCTGGTGCGTTCGCACCGCCGCAGCGCGCTCGACGAGTTGACGCCGCGAGAACGCGACGTGCTGCAACTGATGGCAGAAGGCAAGACGAACTCCGCGATCGCCTCGGCACTGCACATCTCGGTCGGGTCCGCCGAGAAACACATCGCGTCGATCTTCACGAAGCTGGATCTGGCACCCGACGAGAGCGAGAACCGCCGCGTGCTCGCGGTGCTGCGCTACCTCGAATCGTGA
- a CDS encoding sensor histidine kinase: protein MVALTDTSPDTAQAPAAGATVRHRNIGVVPTASLLTGAAVATVWFWIPLAILIIGVSSIPSGIGFALSAVVFIYLMRGVEHVERLRSEAAFGLGIAVPPRRLSPYAGFQRWLHQLWLDVSSGRFWKATAHHYLRMAYDMLAAGVALALLAFAFLGPAAAIAIRHSDDDAGLSFLSPPLAFLLAVLAVVGAVAILVFAPAVDAVIDRWLLSPSPTAALQHQVSALADARQGAVSSAQTERHRIERDLHDSVQPRLVSLAMTIGLAQTKLDTDLPAAKQLIAEAHDDAKSALVELRNVVRGIAPTILSDRGLDAALSAVVQRSAVPTTLNVYLPRRLPDEVESVAYFVVAEAVTNVAKHANASQAVVTVRLDETANQLYISVFDDGRGGAAITTDENATGLRGLEERVRAAHGTFHVSSPSTGPTIVTAVLPCAS from the coding sequence ATGGTCGCACTCACCGACACGAGTCCCGACACCGCGCAGGCACCCGCTGCCGGCGCCACGGTGCGTCACCGCAACATCGGCGTGGTCCCCACCGCGTCGTTGCTCACCGGGGCAGCGGTCGCGACGGTCTGGTTCTGGATCCCGCTGGCGATCCTGATCATCGGCGTCTCCTCGATACCCAGCGGCATCGGTTTCGCCCTTTCGGCGGTGGTGTTCATCTACCTGATGCGCGGCGTCGAACACGTCGAACGGCTGCGCAGCGAGGCGGCGTTCGGTCTCGGCATCGCCGTTCCCCCGCGACGGCTGTCACCGTATGCGGGATTCCAGCGGTGGCTGCACCAACTGTGGCTGGACGTCAGCAGCGGCCGGTTCTGGAAAGCCACCGCCCACCACTACCTGCGGATGGCCTACGACATGCTGGCAGCGGGCGTGGCACTTGCGCTGCTGGCGTTCGCGTTCCTCGGCCCGGCCGCGGCCATCGCCATCAGACACAGCGACGACGACGCCGGACTGTCGTTCCTGTCGCCGCCGCTGGCGTTCCTGCTGGCGGTCCTCGCGGTCGTCGGCGCGGTGGCCATCCTGGTCTTCGCACCGGCCGTCGACGCCGTGATCGACCGCTGGCTGTTGTCCCCTTCGCCGACCGCCGCCCTGCAGCACCAGGTCAGTGCGCTGGCCGATGCACGGCAGGGCGCGGTGTCGTCTGCGCAGACGGAGCGCCACCGAATCGAACGCGATCTGCACGACAGCGTGCAGCCCCGACTGGTGTCGCTGGCCATGACCATCGGGCTGGCCCAGACCAAGCTGGACACCGACCTGCCCGCGGCCAAACAGCTGATCGCAGAGGCCCACGACGATGCCAAGAGTGCGCTCGTCGAGTTGCGCAACGTGGTCCGCGGCATCGCGCCGACGATCCTGTCCGACCGCGGCCTGGACGCCGCGCTGTCGGCAGTGGTGCAACGGTCGGCGGTCCCGACGACGCTGAACGTGTACCTGCCGCGCAGATTGCCGGACGAAGTCGAATCGGTCGCGTATTTCGTCGTCGCGGAGGCGGTGACGAACGTCGCCAAACACGCCAACGCCTCGCAGGCGGTGGTGACCGTGCGACTCGACGAGACCGCCAACCAGCTCTACATATCGGTGTTCGACGACGGCCGCGGAGGCGCCGCGATCACCACCGACGAGAACGCCACCGGCCTGCGCGGCCTGGAGGAACGGGTGCGAGCCGCGCACGGCACCTTCCACGTGTCCAGCCCCAGCACCGGGCCGACCATCGTCACCGCGGTACTGCCATGCGCGTCGTGA